From the genome of Ananas comosus cultivar F153 linkage group 18, ASM154086v1, whole genome shotgun sequence, one region includes:
- the LOC109723864 gene encoding reticulon-like protein B16: protein MDSSAQDASNGEITVDSRKERSSDQCSSSAAGYRLFGRQRSMHQIIGGGKAADVILWKWRRVSFGIIIVATAAWILFEKSGLSFLTVCSDVLLILIVVQFIRVKTAALLDKQLKPLPELVLSEEMVNNAAASFRVKVNHMLLMAHDITLGKDFRLFFQVVVFLWLLSVVGGFISFVTFVYIGIIVSITIPALYNKFEAHVDRCAGLVHQKFSKHYKIVDENVISRLPRSFVRDKDA, encoded by the exons ATGGATTCTAGTGCGCAAGATGCTTCGAATGGTGAGATTACTGTGGATAGTAGAAAGGAGAGATCGTCGGATCAGTGTAGCTCGTCGGCCGCCGGGTATCGCCTTTTTGGTCGGCAACGATCGATGCATCAGATAATTGGGGGAGGGAAAG CTGCTGACGTCATCTTGTGGAAGTGGCGACGGGTTTCATTTGGGATTATCATTGTTGCAACTGCCGCATGGATTTTATTTGAGAAATCCGGCTTATCGTTCCTGACAGTCTGCTCTGACGTTCTGCTGATTTTGATAGTGGTTCAGTTCATTCGGGTTAAAACTGCTGCTTTACTAGATAA GCAACTTAAGCCACTTCCAGAATTAGTTCTATCAGAAGAAATGGTGAACAATGCAGCAGCTTCTTTTCGTGTTAAAGTTAATCATATGCTCCTGATGGCACATGATATTACGCTTGGGAAGGACTTCAGGCTCTTCTTTCAG GTGGTGGTTTTCCTCTGGTTGTTGTCCGTTGTTGGTGGGTTCATTTCATTCGTCACTTTTGTTTACATAG GGATTATTGTATCGATTACAATACCTGCGCTGTACAACAAGTTTGAAGCTCATGTGGATAGGTGTGCTGGGTTAGTCCACCAGAAGTTCTCCAAACATTACAAGATAGtggatgaaaatgtaataagCAGACTACCGAGGAGCTTCGTGAGAGATAAGGATGCATGA